The Miscanthus floridulus cultivar M001 chromosome 17, ASM1932011v1, whole genome shotgun sequence genome has a window encoding:
- the LOC136516811 gene encoding la-related protein 1B-like — MEPPAAADSSSPDPTPQDQAPASPSPSPSPSPSASPAKRSAWKHPSPNGPAVMDVNHWPALSDAAKGIKLPDSSAPSPAPVAAPSAVANSSTSQKHSAHHSRHKSARRSGGGGGEHSPRDHPDRSAAAGWDHAGGGGGRGAQRNHNNGGGRRGNGVAASGTGPSHHGSGAGGGSGGGGGFGARRRGAYEPPFYRGPPPPMGMGHYMRGAPPPPPPPPMTVAPPFMGPPPPPVSPMRPFAGPMVFHDMPSPVSPVSPIYFYGPPPPEALRGLALAPPMVGPPAYPYFQAQPEPEPQPDPEPDAEEERVKLLKQIEFYFSKENLCSDVYLRQQMDGQGWVDISLIAGFKKVQGLKKDLEYIKDTVQSSSILEMKDDKIRKHNDWEKWVIPRESNPDAPSSSASVPRPNVNNLTAHLGGMRLHESASSTGTVEPNHHDVIQNGSPSGNEEAPVAEESSGQQ; from the exons ATGgagccgcccgccgccgccgactcCTCCTCGCCCGATCCGACGCCGCAGGACCAAGCCCCAGCCTCCCCGTCGCCGTCCCCGTCTCCTTCTCCCTCCGCCTCCCCGGCCAAGCGCTCCGCCTGGAAGCACCCCTCCCCCAACGGCCCCGCCGTCATGGACGTCAACCACTGGCCCGCGCTCTCCGACGCCGCCAAGGGTATCAAGCTCCCCGACTCCTCGGCTCCATCGCCTGCGCCCGTCGCCGCCCCATCG GCCGTCGCCAACTCCTCCACTTCGCAAAAGCACAGCGCCCATCACTCCCGCCACAAGTCCGCCAGGcgcagtggcggtggtggtggcgagcACTCTCCACGAGACCATCCCGACCGGAGCGCTGCCGCTGGCTGGGACCatgccggtggcggcggcgggaggggTGCCCAGAGGAACCATAATAACGGAGGTGGCAGGAGGGGCAATGGCGTAGCTGCCTCTGGCACTGGGCCTTCTCATCATGGTTCTGGTGccggtggcggcagcggcggaggtGGAGGCTTTGGTGCCAGGCGAAGAGGGGCATACGAGCCGCCCTTCTATCGTGGCCCTCCACCACCAATGGGCATGGGCCACTACATGCGAGGTGcgccgccacctccgccgccgccgcccatgacTGTCGCTCCACCGTTCATGGGCCCTCCACCGCCACCAGTCTCGCCCATGCGCCCGTTTGCTGGACCAATGGTGTTCCATG ACATGCCATCTCCTGTGTCTCCTGTATCCCCCATATACTTTTATGGGCCACCACCACCAGAGGCTCTTAGGGGACTGGCTCTTGCGCCTCCTATGGTTGGTCCACCTGCTTATCCTTACTTTCAAGCCCAGCCTGAGCCTGAACCTCAGCCTGATCCTGAGCCTGATGCGGAAGAGGAACGCGTCAAGCTGCTCAAGCAGATAGAGTTCTACTTCAG CAAGGAGAACCTATGCTCAGATGTGTACTTGAGGCAGCAGATGGATGGTCAGGGCTGGGTTGATATATCTCTTATAGCTGGCTTCAAAAAG GTCCAAGGGCTGAAGAAGGACCTAGAATATATAAAAGACACGGTGCAGTCCTCATCTATACTGGAAATGAAG GATGACAAAATTAGGAAGCACAACGACTGGGAGAAATGGGTGATCCCTCGAGAGAGCAATCCTGATGCCCCGTCAAGCTCAGCGTCTGTACCGAGACCTAATGTCAATAATCTGACAGCACATCTTGGAGGCATGCGTCTGCATGAATCCGCTAGCTCTACTGGCACGGTGGAGCCGAACCATCACGATGTCATCCAGAACGGATCGCCTTCTGGTAATGAAGAGGCTCCAGTAGCTGAAGAAAGTTCTGGTCAGCAGTAG
- the LOC136518706 gene encoding GDSL esterase/lipase At3g14820-like, whose translation MTPLLLLLVAAAATRCCHGSSYSSYQQQQYRMNASQPEGEGRRPAVTAVIVFGDSIVDPGNNNDLHTMIKANHPPYGKDFFNHEATGRYSNGLIPSDLIAQQLGVKQLLPAYLGVDLSPEDLLTGVSFASGATGFDPLTPVVVSVISLDQQLAYFDEYRGKLVDIAGEEETTRIIDGALFVVCAGTDDVANTYFTTPFRSVEYDIPSYVELLVSGAEEFLRKVSAKGARKIGFVGMPPVGCVPSQRTLGGGLARACEPKRNEAAQLYNARIQEMIIGLNAEAGFTTLVVFLDIYRILDDLMEHGDKYGFSETTRGCCGTGTIEVTGLCDSRFVSICDDVCQHIFFDSYHPTDRAYRIIVKDMFDNYGQVLF comes from the exons ATgactcctctcctcctcctgctggtggcggcggcggcgacgaggtgCTGCCATGGGTCGTCCTACTCATCGTACCAGCAGCAACAGTACAGGATGAACGCGTCGCAGCCGGAAGGGGAGGGCCGCCGCCCGGCGGTGACGGCGGTGATCGTGTTCGGCGACTCCATTGTTGACCCGGGGAACAACAACGACCTGCACACGATGATCAAGGCCAACCATCCGCCCTACGGCAAGGACTTCTTCAACCACGAGGCCACCGGACGCTACTCCAACGGACTCATTCCCAGCGACCTCATTG CACAGCAGCTTGGTGTGAAGCAGCTGCTGCCGGCCTACCTGGGCGTGGATCTGAGCCCGGAGGATCTGCTCACCGGCGTCAGCTTCGCGTCCGGCGCCACTGGATTCGACCCGCTGACGCCCGTCGTAGTGAGTGTGATCTCGCTGGATCAGCAGCTGGCCTACTTCGATGAGTACCGCGGGAAGCTGGTGGACATCGCCGGCGAGGAGGAGACGACGAGGATCATCGACGGCGCGCTGTTTGTGGTGTGCGCGGGCACCGATGACGTGGCCAACACCTACTTCACGACGCCGTTCCGCAGCGTGGAGTACGACATCCCCAGCTACGTGGAGCTGCTGGTGAGCGGCGCCGAGGAGTTCCTCCGCAAGGTCAGCGCCAAGGGCGCCAGGAAGATCGGCTTCGTGGGGATGCCACCGGTGGGGTGCGTGCCGTCGCAGCGGACGCTGGGAGGGGGGCTCGCCAGGGCGTGCGAGCCCAAGCGGAATGAGGCGGCGCAGCTGTACAACGCCAGGATCCAGGAGATGATCATCGGGCTAAATGCGGAGGCCGGGTTCACGACGCTAGTGGTGTTCCTGGACATCTACCGCATCCTGGACGACCTCATGGAGCACGGGGACAAGTATGGCTTCTCTGAGACCACCAGGGGCTGCTGCGGCACCGGCACCATCGAGGTCACTGGACTCTGCGACTCCCGCTTCGTCTCCATCTGCGACGACGTCTGCCAGCACATCTTCTTCGACAGCTACCACCCCACCGACCGAGCCTACAGGATCATCGTCAAGGACATGTTTGACAACTATGGCCAAGTGCTCTTCTGA